One window from the genome of bacterium encodes:
- a CDS encoding MraY family glycosyltransferase, producing the protein MDCFILLSFAFLLTTVLVPLFIKTGKKYGIIDKPTARKVHTNPIARTGGFAVFFGSMIPFALYAPKNRLLLGIALGAGCIFVVGAIDDIRELNCRWKFLGQLVAVCITLLVFRIRTPISIQLRSGLSINFRLLSLPFYFLFLVSSINIINLADGLDGLASGICLLIFCCTAFFAFISENYLVVVLCMCMMGGLIGFMRYNTYPAIVFLGDTGSLFLGYAVGVSMILLYAIDRITSPITPLFIIGVPIIDTSLVILDRYMDKRPIFQPDKNHLHHRLLKIGFKHNEAVMIIYGMQLLMIVLAWLLWMTPDGVMLGIYLFLITTAVLFLLAFKKKEITIPRIHGKQEQVQKQEHRNHQLLSRNTVSSVAWHALIGGMFLFCLSALLAVRSSIPKDIGFISLGLIPGILFLNRMNSKYIRQLLKLSAYFICLYLVYALDCQTRPMLSLYNTLFMGMGICYLVYIIASVESIPFFNMDCLFFGVIILVFFLSKTFPWLAGVESIVNHTLFTFFFIELIFSKYKERKLLWPICLTLMATGTLAFCFS; encoded by the coding sequence ATGGACTGCTTCATACTCCTATCCTTCGCCTTCCTCCTGACCACGGTCCTTGTCCCGCTCTTTATAAAGACAGGGAAAAAATACGGGATAATCGACAAGCCGACCGCACGAAAAGTGCATACCAATCCGATCGCGCGAACCGGCGGGTTCGCGGTCTTTTTCGGAAGCATGATACCCTTTGCCCTATATGCCCCCAAGAACCGGCTGCTGCTGGGTATAGCCTTGGGGGCAGGCTGCATTTTCGTTGTCGGAGCAATAGACGATATCCGGGAGCTTAACTGCCGGTGGAAATTTTTGGGGCAGTTGGTTGCAGTATGTATCACGCTCCTGGTGTTTCGGATCAGGACCCCTATCAGCATCCAGCTCCGGTCCGGGCTGAGCATAAATTTCCGGCTGTTGAGTCTTCCCTTCTATTTTCTGTTCCTGGTTTCATCGATCAATATCATCAACCTGGCCGATGGACTGGATGGTCTGGCCAGCGGTATCTGCCTGCTTATCTTCTGCTGTACGGCGTTTTTTGCCTTCATTTCAGAAAACTACCTGGTCGTTGTTTTGTGCATGTGCATGATGGGCGGGCTGATTGGATTCATGCGCTACAATACCTATCCGGCCATTGTCTTTCTCGGTGATACCGGGAGCTTATTTCTCGGCTATGCCGTGGGTGTGAGCATGATCCTGCTGTATGCAATCGATAGAATAACCAGTCCCATCACCCCGCTATTCATCATCGGTGTTCCCATTATCGATACTTCCCTGGTAATTCTCGACCGATACATGGACAAGCGGCCAATTTTTCAGCCTGACAAGAACCACCTCCACCACAGGTTGTTAAAAATCGGGTTCAAACATAACGAGGCTGTCATGATCATCTATGGAATGCAGCTTCTTATGATCGTTCTGGCCTGGCTCCTGTGGATGACCCCGGATGGAGTCATGCTCGGTATTTACCTTTTCCTGATTACTACGGCCGTCCTCTTTCTGCTGGCATTTAAAAAAAAAGAGATCACCATTCCCCGGATACACGGGAAGCAGGAGCAGGTACAGAAGCAGGAGCACAGGAATCATCAATTACTCTCAAGGAATACCGTAAGTTCCGTGGCCTGGCATGCGCTCATCGGCGGGATGTTCCTGTTTTGCCTGTCAGCTCTTCTGGCAGTGAGATCGAGTATACCCAAAGATATCGGATTCATATCCTTGGGCCTTATTCCTGGTATTCTCTTCCTCAACCGGATGAATTCAAAATATATTCGACAGCTTTTGAAGCTGTCAGCTTATTTTATCTGTCTGTATCTTGTTTACGCACTGGATTGCCAGACCAGGCCCATGCTGTCTCTCTATAATACCCTGTTTATGGGAATGGGCATCTGTTACCTCGTGTATATTATCGCCTCTGTGGAGAGCATCCCCTTTTTTAATATGGATTGCCTGTTTTTCGGGGTGATAATTCTGGTCTTCTTCCTCTCGAAAACCTTTCCCTGGCTCGCTGGTGTTGAGAGCATTGTAAACCATACGCTTTTTACCTTCTTTTTCATTGAATTAATATTTAGTAAGTACAAGGAACGAAAGCTGCTGTGGCCTATCTGCCTGACTCTCATGGCAACAGGTACCCTGGCCTTCTGTTTTTCATGA
- a CDS encoding polysaccharide biosynthesis C-terminal domain-containing protein, with amino-acid sequence MRQSTKSTFSDLIRYIPSVVIPSFLGFIGVTLYTRLLSPDEYGLYSLIFTTVIFVETFSFSWLDQSSLRYYERYKKDNVQTYFSSCLSGFLSIASGVSIAWLVILRVFANYFDLRFWKLLFLGPVVIFFDSGSNLMYTLLRAQRESLRYSFQKSIDALIRLLCGVGLIYFFGFGAEGILLGITAAGAFVFTIELFRLSKSWRPHLRYCNRDILKSFALYGLPIVGFAGGNIILSSSDRYFINFFHGPSAVGVYSAGYRFTETSVFLFISFLMLASFPVLIKTFEQEGELETKALMKDLLSCFLVLMLPIVFGISTLSRDIVKVVMGGKYLDAYLIIPWVSAGIFFEGLGLYFNKSFELKEKNLKLLYLLIVASLVNILLNFLLIPSLGNKGAGVATCAAYFVSLLLSVKFGRKLIAWEFPWGIGSRAIIACCIMSLVIYFLPGLKWNALSLVYKICIGFFVYVFSISILERRILMLANTLIPRKMRTRRVMSEG; translated from the coding sequence ATGCGGCAATCGACAAAGTCTACCTTCAGTGATCTGATTCGATATATTCCATCGGTAGTTATTCCTTCTTTTTTGGGATTTATCGGAGTTACCCTGTATACGAGGCTCTTATCTCCCGATGAATATGGACTTTACAGCCTCATTTTTACTACGGTTATATTTGTTGAAACGTTTTCATTCAGTTGGCTCGATCAGTCATCGTTACGGTATTATGAGCGGTACAAAAAAGACAATGTTCAAACTTACTTTTCGAGCTGCCTGTCTGGATTTCTTTCGATCGCTTCTGGAGTTTCAATTGCCTGGCTGGTAATTCTCCGGGTCTTTGCAAACTATTTCGATCTGAGGTTCTGGAAATTACTTTTCCTCGGTCCGGTTGTAATCTTTTTTGATTCGGGCAGCAACCTGATGTATACCCTGTTGCGGGCGCAGAGAGAGAGCTTGCGATATTCTTTTCAAAAGTCGATCGATGCCCTGATACGACTGCTCTGTGGTGTAGGGCTTATTTACTTTTTCGGATTTGGCGCAGAGGGTATTCTCCTGGGCATTACCGCAGCAGGAGCTTTTGTTTTCACCATTGAGCTTTTCCGGTTATCGAAAAGCTGGCGGCCGCATTTGAGATATTGCAACAGAGATATTTTAAAGTCCTTTGCCCTCTATGGACTTCCTATTGTCGGTTTTGCCGGAGGCAATATTATCCTCTCATCATCCGACCGATACTTCATTAATTTTTTCCATGGGCCATCTGCTGTCGGTGTATATTCAGCCGGCTATAGATTTACCGAAACGAGTGTCTTTCTCTTTATTTCGTTTCTCATGTTAGCTTCTTTTCCGGTACTCATTAAGACATTTGAACAGGAGGGGGAATTGGAAACCAAGGCATTGATGAAAGACCTCCTGAGCTGCTTTCTGGTTTTGATGCTGCCGATTGTCTTTGGAATATCGACCTTATCCAGGGACATCGTCAAAGTTGTAATGGGAGGAAAATACCTCGACGCATATTTAATTATTCCCTGGGTATCGGCCGGGATATTTTTTGAGGGACTCGGGTTGTATTTTAATAAAAGCTTTGAGCTTAAAGAAAAAAACCTCAAGCTACTCTATTTGTTAATCGTGGCTTCACTGGTGAATATTCTGTTAAACTTCCTCTTAATACCATCCCTGGGGAATAAAGGCGCAGGAGTCGCCACCTGTGCCGCATATTTTGTCAGCTTATTACTATCCGTAAAGTTCGGACGGAAACTAATAGCATGGGAGTTTCCGTGGGGAATCGGCTCCAGGGCCATCATCGCCTGTTGTATCATGAGCCTGGTCATTTACTTCCTGCCTGGCCTGAAGTGGAACGCTCTATCACTTGTCTATAAAATTTGTATCGGATTTTTTGTCTATGTATTTTCAATTTCAATCCTGGAAAGAAGAATCCTCATGTTGGCCAATACACTGATACCCAGGAAAATGCGCACTCGAAGAGTAATGAGTGAAGGGTGA
- a CDS encoding methyltransferase domain-containing protein, translating into MHSESINNTTAYDAYFKAVMGTERARHTYLRRLETIENLAEGLEGKSVLDIGCGMGFRTAGIAKKGVKSIVGIDVDYERIRNANNFAGSLGINNISFLPMSAQFLAFPDGSFDLVIADEMIHHLEDLPAVLREVFRVIKRGGTIVISDHNKLSFFSELVRFIYFGSKREKLYSVYQIRRLFKETDFRDIRHKHILFTSPFSHTPHFLLKVNYMMEALIEIIPLLNLQCGVYVIRGVKK; encoded by the coding sequence GTGCATTCTGAATCTATAAATAATACAACAGCATACGATGCCTATTTTAAGGCAGTAATGGGCACTGAGCGGGCAAGACATACATATCTGCGCAGATTGGAAACAATTGAAAACCTGGCAGAGGGGCTTGAAGGGAAAAGTGTACTGGATATCGGATGCGGTATGGGTTTCAGGACAGCAGGTATTGCGAAAAAAGGAGTAAAATCGATTGTCGGGATCGATGTGGATTACGAACGCATTCGGAACGCAAACAATTTTGCCGGTAGTCTCGGCATCAATAACATCAGCTTTTTACCCATGAGCGCTCAATTTCTTGCTTTTCCGGATGGAAGTTTTGATCTTGTCATAGCTGATGAAATGATACATCACCTTGAGGATCTGCCAGCGGTGCTCAGAGAAGTATTTCGGGTCATAAAGAGGGGTGGCACAATAGTAATCTCTGACCATAATAAATTGAGTTTCTTTTCCGAACTTGTGAGATTTATATATTTCGGATCCAAGAGAGAGAAGCTCTACAGCGTGTACCAGATCCGGAGACTATTCAAAGAGACTGACTTTCGAGATATCAGGCATAAACATATCCTATTTACTTCTCCCTTTTCCCATACCCCTCACTTTCTCCTCAAAGTGAATTATATGATGGAAGCTCTTATCGAGATAATCCCATTATTAAATCTCCAATGCGGTGTATATGTGATACGAGGAGTTAAAAAGTAA
- a CDS encoding UDP-N-acetylglucosamine 2-epimerase: protein MPKADNEVVLNELALNGSSCCPGSYALVTLHRPSNVDEPDMLANIMKTLQEISQSLFVIFPIHPRTQHRLQGLGITIDSPRLKLIEPIGYVQFLALQRQARLVITDSGGIQEETTFLGVPCLTVRENTERPVTITIGTNVLVGQNMSRLKEEVERILSGTGRKGSVPPLWDGKASERIAAIVEQWA, encoded by the coding sequence TTGCCAAAAGCGGATAATGAAGTAGTGCTGAATGAACTTGCCCTGAATGGATCATCCTGTTGTCCTGGCTCTTATGCCCTGGTCACTCTGCATCGGCCCTCAAATGTTGATGAGCCTGATATGCTGGCTAATATCATGAAGACTCTTCAGGAGATCAGCCAGTCCCTTTTCGTCATTTTTCCAATTCATCCCCGAACTCAGCACAGGCTGCAGGGCCTGGGTATTACCATTGACAGTCCGCGTCTTAAACTGATTGAGCCGATCGGCTATGTGCAGTTTTTGGCTTTGCAGCGGCAGGCACGGCTAGTTATTACCGACTCAGGAGGGATCCAGGAGGAGACAACTTTCCTTGGTGTACCTTGTCTGACAGTCAGGGAGAATACTGAGCGTCCGGTTACTATCACCATTGGCACAAACGTACTGGTAGGACAGAACATGAGCCGTCTTAAGGAGGAGGTGGAGAGAATTTTATCCGGGACAGGTAGAAAAGGTTCGGTGCCTCCACTGTGGGATGGCAAGGCGAGTGAGCGCATTGCCGCCATTGTCGAACAATGGGCATGA